The segment CGGCGGGCTTAACGCAATACCACGGCTTTCACCGCATAAAATACTGGTGGGCCTACCTGGACTCGAACCAGGAACCTTCCGGTTATGAGCCGGTGGCTCTAACCACTTGAGCTATAGGCCCTCCTTTGAAGCGCTGCTCATTATACGCCAGTGCGACGGAGAAAAGCAATAGTCGATCTCATTTACGAATAAGCGCGCCTGTTCGTCAATCCTCTATTGTAATACATCCCACCGGGCAGCTGTCGGCAGCTTCAACGGCGCAGTCGCCTCCCTCAGGGCGTATTACCTTGGAAACCCCGGCATCCTCGTCCATCGAAAATACCTCGGGACACACCTGAGCGCACACTCCGCATCCGATACATTCGTCCTTCTCCACGTATACACGCATGAAAGATGAAGTCACCTCCCTTCCATCAAGGGGGATTTTATATCAGCGGGAGGGTATCGTCAAACCTCGCCTTCATCTGAAATCATCATGCGCGGTTTCCCGTCCTCGTCGCTCTCCAGCCGCAGGAGGGCCCTGTACGATGCGACCGCCTTCTCCGATGGCTCGGATGCGACGATGAAGACACCTGTCCCCACGACCTCGACGCCAAACTCCTTGGCGACGAGGAGCATTCCCGCGGCCGTGCTTCCGCCTCTCATAAAATCGTCGATTATGACCACTTTTTTTCCGCTGGACAGCTGCTTGGTACCCATGTACATCGCCTTTATCTCGCCGTTCTTGGTCGGGTAGTGCACGGTAACGGCCGAGCCGTCGCTGGCCCTGTTTCTGAAACGGCAGACAGCGAGGGGTATCCCCATCGCATGAGCGGTGAAGAGGGCGAGCGGAATCCCCTTGACCTCGGACGTCATCACGATGTCCGGGCGCATCTCGCTGAACAGGGACGCCATTATGTAGCCCAGTCTAAGCCCGAAGTGCGGGTTGAAGAGGATGTCGCTATAATACACCATCCCGCCGGGCAGAAAGCGCTCCTCGTCGTTCAGCAGGACCACTAGGTCCTCGAGGAAACCGCGCTTGACATCCTCGTCCAGGCGGGGCACGAAAAAAGCGCCCCCCGTCCTTCCCCTGTCGACCGTTATGCCGCCGAGACCCTCCTTCGCGAGTGACTCGTCGATTATCGTGACGTCGTCGCTGATGACTGTCTTCGAGACGAGAAAGTCCTCGGCCAGCGACGTCAGGGAGAGCTGCCTCGACGGACAGGTGAGAAACCTCGTGGCGATCCGTATCAGTCTTTCCGTTCTTTGTCCTCTCATCGGTCATCACTCCAGAATCAATATTTTTTTTATCCATCCGATGCCGCCAAGGACCGCGGCTGTTCTTGCACATTCATCCCCGTCTATGAAGAATGAGAATGCAGCGCCTCCGCTGCCTGTTATCCCCCATGCGAGGGCGCCGCCCTCATCGAAAGTCCTGAAAAGATCGTTGTATTCAGGGTGAGCCTCCATGAGAAAAGGTGCAAAGTCGTTGGGGAGCAGGCCGTAATGTCGACAGGCCCCAAGCTTGCCCATCACGTCGTCTCTCTCCATCTCCGCCTGATCCTCGCTCATCAGGCGCGAGGACCCGAATCTCGCCGCCAGCAGCGAGAACGCCCTGCGTGTCGACATGCTCCACGAGGGTATGGCGACAACGACGTGATAGTGCGGAGGGTTGTACGGCAATCGTTGGACGTCCTCCCCTCTTCCGCCGACTTGGGCCCATTTTCCGCCTTCCAGGAAAAAGGGAACGTCGGAGCCCACCTCCTCGCCTCGCAACGAGTTTTCCTCGCTCAAAAACAGGTTGAGCCACGAGATCAGCGTGGCCGCGTTGCCACTGCCCCCTCCAAGGCCGCTTCCAGGGGGGACCTCCTTGTGAAGTCGCAGCCTCAACGGTGGAAATTTCCCCCTGGTCGCCGCCAACTCAAGGACGTCTTCAAGGATATTTCTGCCTTTGATTTGCAAGCCGGTGACATTAATCTTATTCTTTACATTATGACCATAATCGGTCTCTATTGTCAATGTTTCAACCGGGGAAAGTCGGTAAAAAAGGGAACGCAGTTCGTGGTAACCGTCCTCGCGCCTTCCAATGACGCGCAGTGTGAGATTCAGCTTGGCCGCCGACGGCAGACAGTAGATCAATTCCACCTCTCCCTTCCGTGCATGATGAAATAAAGTATGCCCCTCCACACTTCATGTGGCGGGGCATACCTGGATGCATGTGCAATTTCGGGCTAACTTCTGTTGCTTGGCAAAAGCTCCAACTCGACCTCGCGGGTCAGGAGCTCCGCATAGCTGAAGGAGACTTTGCTGTCTTGGGATTCAACGTAAAGAGTGAAAAGTTTCGGATAGGTTTCGAGGACGACTCCCTGACGCTCCTCGACCTTGCGGCGTCCCTTGGCCGTCCGGTAGCGGACCGTCAGCCCCTTGTACATTGCCACTTGCTCTCGGATCGATACTATGTTTCCTGCCATTCAAGTCACTCCTAGTAACTCGTCGTGCAGAATATGGTACCATGAATACAGAAAAATATCAAATTTCTCGGACCCCTCATGTCCGGGGATTCGAGCCTCGGAGTGGCGGCGGACTGAATCAAGCGCGCCGTTTCAACCTAGACGGTATCAGTATTCGCGCCTCTCCCGCCCTCCTCGTGTACCCCTTTGCGTCCAAGTACTCGAGCAGGGGCAGGACAAATTTCCTGGTGCTTTCGGTCAGATCCCTTACCCTGGCCAGGGTGAAGCCCTCCCTCTCCTTCAGCAGCAGATCCAGGAGCCTCTCCTCGACCTCCGCCGACAGAACGAATCCCGACACTATGGACAGGATCCCGGTCTCGCGCATCTCCTTCAGCAAGGACGCGAAGCTCTTCTCGTCCAGCCCGGACTCCGCCGCCAGCTCCTCTATGAGCGGAGGCTGAAAGCCCCTTCTTCTGCATATGTCCAGGAGAGTCTCGGATTCCCTGGCGAACCTCTCGTCGTCGCGCGGCGTGAAGGTGCTCAGCCGGACGAAACCCTCCCCCGCGACTATCACGCCGCCCGAGACAAGAATCTCCAGGAAGGCCCTGGCGGTTCTCGGCTCGAAGCCCTTCAGAGCACTACGTGACACCTCGTCCGCGACGGCTCCCGCCTGCGACGGATGCGCCTCGTGGAAATCACGAAGGAAGGAGACGACCTCCGTAGCCAGCCCGACCGTTCTTTCGGGCGACAGGAAGAGCTTCCTCTCTCCCTGCAGAAATACCACTCCCGCCCGAGCGATTTCCTCGCGGCCTTCATCCGGTGTGAGAAGGAGCATCAGTCCTTTGGGGTCCATACGCAACCTCTCGCCGATCTTCACTACGTCCGACGGGGCCTCCTGCAAGTGCCGCACAGTCTCGTCCAGGCTCAGGATCCCCGAGGAGTCGAGAAGCACTGTGAACCTCTCCTCCGGCGACTCGGCACCGGCCAGCGCCGAGATGCGCTCTACGCACGCCATCCTGGCGCTCCTCCCACGCGGTTTCGACGCGTAGGCGGAGAGGACTCGTCCTCCCGCGATCGTCTCCAGCGGACTGTACCTACGGACGACGAACCTTTGGCCGACCAGGCACACGACCTCTTCCTCCGTGATAATCTGCGCCGGAACCGTCTCACCGCCCTTCATCGAGGGTGATTGAAGGAGGGAGATCCTCGCTGTGACGTCCGACGTCCCTATGTGAAGGCGCACTCGCTGCCAGTGCCTGAGGGAGGGAACGCTGTCCAGTAGGCGAAATTCGCACTCGAAGCACTTGGTCGGCGCGTATATCCCCTTGGCGGCCAGCACGTCTCCCCTTGCGATCTCGTCTATCGATACCCCGGCCAAACTGACAGCGACCCTCTGCCCCGCCATTGCGACATCGGCGTTAGCTCCGTGTACCTGCACGCTTCGTATCCGCCCCTCCCGCCCGGACGGCAGAACCACTCCCTCCGCGCCGGGACGGAGCTCGCCCCTGTAGGCAGTACCGGTTATCACAGTCCCGAAGCCTGACATCGGGAAGGTCCTGTCCACCGGAAGGAAGAAGGGCCCCTTCCTGGGGCGCGGGGTTATCCTGTCCACGAGCAGTGCCAGCTCCCTCCTCAGTAGATCCATACCCCTTCCCTCCAGGGCCGAAACCGGCACGATCGGCCTCCCCTCCAGGAACGTCCCCTTCAGGCAGTCGCGCACGTCCTCGAGTGCCAGCTCCATCAGCTCGGAGTCCACCGAGTCCGTCTTGGTCAGTGCCGTCAGTCCATCCCTCACCCCGAGCAGGTCGAGAATCTCCAGGTGCTCCCTGGTCTGAGGCATGACTCCCTCGTCTGCCGCCACCACCAGCAGCACTCCGTCTATTCCCGAGGCGCCCGCTACCATCTGGCGGATAAATCTCTCGTGCCCGGGCACGTCGACAATGCTTGCGATTCGGCCATCATCGAGCCTCAGGGGTGCGAACCCAAGCTCTATCGTGATGCCGCGTTTTTTCTCCTCCGACAGCCTGTCGCAGTCGACCCCGGTAACTGCTCGAACCAGGGTGGTCTTTCCATGATCTATATGCCCGGCCGTGCCGAGCACCAGCGATATCTCCCTACCTTCCATCGCCGCCCTCCTCCTCCGTCCGAGCGGCGAGAACACGCTCGACATGCCCGAATGCGTCCTCGATACGCTCCTCGTCCCCCTGCAGCAGGGTTCGCACGTGTATCAGGACTTCGTCCTCCCTCGCACCAGCGACCACCGGAGGTGTCGCCTTTCTGAGCAGCTTCTGGATCCTGCCCGAGCCGCCCCATCCCGGCATGGAAAGTGCCACCCCCCAGCCGGGGAGGTCCTTCGCTGGGAACGCGCCACCGCCGACCGCGTCCTCCACCTCGACCAAAGCGAACCGTCCTTGGGGGAAGGAGACCTTCAGCCTGTCGCGAAGGGCCTCGGCCCTGGACCTCAGGGCGACGGGATCGGCCGACAGCATCGCGATCGTCGGTATGACCCCCTCCTCCCCTCTCAGGTAGAGTCTCAGGGTCGCCTCGAAGGCCGCCAAAGTCATCTTGTCCACACGCAGCGCCCTGTGGAGCGGATAGCTCCTCAGCGCCTCCACCAGCTCCTTCCTGCCCGCCGCACCGCCTATCTGTGGGCCGCCCAGCAGCTTGTCGCCCGAGAAGGTCACAAGGTGCACTCCCCCCCTCAAACAGTCGCCGACCGTCGGCTCGCCGGACAGACCGTATTGCGACAGGTCGAGCAGGGTGCCGCTGCCCAGGTCCTCTATGAAGTACAGCCCTCTCTCCTCGGCCAACGACGCCAGCTCCTCCCGCGAGGGGGAACAGACGAAGCCCTCCATGCGGAAGTTGGACGGATGCACCTTCAACAGGGCCGCCGTGTCAGGGCCGATGGCCCTCTCGTAGTCGTGCCTGTGCGTCCTGTTCGTCGAGCCGACCTCCACCAGGCGGACGCCCGAGAACTCCATGATCTCCGGGATGCGGAACGAGCCGCCGATCTCGACGAGCTCCCCCCTGGATACCACGACCTCCTTGCCCTTGCACAGAGCCGCGAGTGAAAGGAGCACCGCCCCCGCGTTGTTGTTGACCGCGATTGCCGCCTCCGCGCCTGTGACGCGACGCAGAAGCCACTCCACGTGGTCCGTCCTCGAGCCCCTCCTACCCTCGTCGAGGTCGTACTCGAGCGTGCTGTAGCTCTTCGCTACCGACAGGGCCGAGTCCGCGGCCTCGTCCGCCAGGCAGGAGCGGCCCAAATTCGTGTGCACCACGACCCCCGTGGCGTTTACTACCGGGACCAGGCTGTACTCCGACGCCCTCTTCAAGAGCGGAATCGCCCTCGAGAGCACCTCCTC is part of the Synergistaceae bacterium genome and harbors:
- a CDS encoding ferredoxin, producing MRVYVEKDECIGCGVCAQVCPEVFSMDEDAGVSKVIRPEGGDCAVEAADSCPVGCITIED
- the purR gene encoding pur operon repressor, which produces MRGQRTERLIRIATRFLTCPSRQLSLTSLAEDFLVSKTVISDDVTIIDESLAKEGLGGITVDRGRTGGAFFVPRLDEDVKRGFLEDLVVLLNDEERFLPGGMVYYSDILFNPHFGLRLGYIMASLFSEMRPDIVMTSEVKGIPLALFTAHAMGIPLAVCRFRNRASDGSAVTVHYPTKNGEIKAMYMGTKQLSSGKKVVIIDDFMRGGSTAAGMLLVAKEFGVEVVGTGVFIVASEPSEKAVASYRALLRLESDEDGKPRMMISDEGEV
- the selB gene encoding selenocysteine-specific translation elongation factor, with the translated sequence MEGREISLVLGTAGHIDHGKTTLVRAVTGVDCDRLSEEKKRGITIELGFAPLRLDDGRIASIVDVPGHERFIRQMVAGASGIDGVLLVVAADEGVMPQTREHLEILDLLGVRDGLTALTKTDSVDSELMELALEDVRDCLKGTFLEGRPIVPVSALEGRGMDLLRRELALLVDRITPRPRKGPFFLPVDRTFPMSGFGTVITGTAYRGELRPGAEGVVLPSGREGRIRSVQVHGANADVAMAGQRVAVSLAGVSIDEIARGDVLAAKGIYAPTKCFECEFRLLDSVPSLRHWQRVRLHIGTSDVTARISLLQSPSMKGGETVPAQIITEEEVVCLVGQRFVVRRYSPLETIAGGRVLSAYASKPRGRSARMACVERISALAGAESPEERFTVLLDSSGILSLDETVRHLQEAPSDVVKIGERLRMDPKGLMLLLTPDEGREEIARAGVVFLQGERKLFLSPERTVGLATEVVSFLRDFHEAHPSQAGAVADEVSRSALKGFEPRTARAFLEILVSGGVIVAGEGFVRLSTFTPRDDERFARESETLLDICRRRGFQPPLIEELAAESGLDEKSFASLLKEMRETGILSIVSGFVLSAEVEERLLDLLLKEREGFTLARVRDLTESTRKFVLPLLEYLDAKGYTRRAGEARILIPSRLKRRA
- a CDS encoding L-seryl-tRNA(Sec) selenium transferase — protein: MRSLPSMDVLLNSPLVTPFFAEIGRDAAKSILGSALSSAREELQGGELSSASIEEVLSRAIPLLKRASEYSLVPVVNATGVVVHTNLGRSCLADEAADSALSVAKSYSTLEYDLDEGRRGSRTDHVEWLLRRVTGAEAAIAVNNNAGAVLLSLAALCKGKEVVVSRGELVEIGGSFRIPEIMEFSGVRLVEVGSTNRTHRHDYERAIGPDTAALLKVHPSNFRMEGFVCSPSREELASLAEERGLYFIEDLGSGTLLDLSQYGLSGEPTVGDCLRGGVHLVTFSGDKLLGGPQIGGAAGRKELVEALRSYPLHRALRVDKMTLAAFEATLRLYLRGEEGVIPTIAMLSADPVALRSRAEALRDRLKVSFPQGRFALVEVEDAVGGGAFPAKDLPGWGVALSMPGWGGSGRIQKLLRKATPPVVAGAREDEVLIHVRTLLQGDEERIEDAFGHVERVLAARTEEEGGDGR